In a single window of the Terriglobus roseus genome:
- a CDS encoding choice-of-anchor D domain-containing protein, translating to MQTVLNVRSTARPHPDSSAPENRSEQIARVLRGVLKLGTSLAVCLLLSLTAYAQTVVSTTNPAALGEAVDAAGNVYYVSRAAQNIVLKATPTGTGYAESKFFTSTSNVTGNIAIDASGTLFAIEGNKVVRFAPGGGGETSIATLTLPSTFTTGLTLDAAGNVYVTTSTSVMKISSAGTSTVVSGLNSPSSVGVDGSGNLYIVEAGNSRVLKETLTGGSFTQSVLMTGLIGPQGLVVDAVGNVYATDIHHIYKAVPTGGGYTLRLFGYFDAAIPDDLEPQWLAVAQDGNTLYVEGLTVGQPPLLAFPASSVDAARLQFADTALGSTTSQTLTYKFAAAATLGSYRVTTLGATGLDFTDAGGGTCAAATAYAAGASCTVAVTFTPRHAGTRAGAVTLVDNAGAVIADVPVSGTGTGPQIAFIPATGTQVRAGSISYTGIAVDGNGVVYLSDAINQRVLKETPGTGGTYTETVIASGLQGPSGIAVDGAGNLYVTDHPNPITAYRVAVALKFTPNASNGYTQTTVATGLNSPKGITVDGSGNVYIGDIRGDGNSGGVVVRLTPLPGGRYSQAKIAEPDSFGGIAVDGTGTVYTADINGLTAVVPTSSGEFKTSVFSSGNVSPNGSIAVDGAGDVYVSGAGSGANQQISRVKADGNGNYALSVAAGSGVITVDGGGSVYGIGSLYTPAGSVGGVYKADQENAPKLTFPSLAVGTTYGIPTQVQIANIGNSPLIFSVPASGTNPSISANFLNKQQGYSDGCSLLTPTSSTVTLAPGGECRDFVDFAPTVSGAITGALTTTDNNRNVAGATQVIALNGTGSGGTGTTAPQAALSPATGSFGTVVVGSSSAIITFTLSNAGNAALPITSVGISGTNAASFALGTVSCGTSLAASATCTIAVKFTPTAAGPATATLSVNDSVGTQSAALSGTGTTVATPQATLTPATAAFGSVNVGSASALQVFTLTNGGTAALPITSISIVGINASAFTLGTNTCGTTLATGASCTIQVSFRPSAAGSASASLSVVDSVGTQSSTLTGTGTSVAPPVADFSLSVPNPSQTVQRGATATYTLQLLSTTAGANFTSAVTLTATGLPNGATASFTPASLVPGTTQAAAATMTINVPTQVSQARQNPKQAIAAVVSFASLLLLLPLQRRKVAFRLLTLLFAAMLCTAVMSGCGDGVSTATSTSNITVTGTSGAVSHSTTVTLNIN from the coding sequence ATGCAGACTGTCCTGAATGTCCGTTCTACTGCCCGGCCCCACCCCGATTCCTCCGCTCCTGAAAACCGCTCGGAACAAATCGCGCGGGTACTTCGAGGTGTCCTGAAGCTCGGAACTTCCCTGGCAGTCTGCCTGTTGCTGTCCCTCACGGCGTATGCCCAAACGGTCGTCAGCACGACCAACCCCGCAGCCCTCGGGGAGGCAGTCGACGCGGCGGGCAACGTCTACTACGTCTCCCGTGCCGCTCAGAACATCGTTTTGAAGGCCACACCCACCGGGACGGGGTACGCCGAGAGCAAATTCTTTACGAGTACCAGCAACGTGACCGGCAACATCGCAATCGACGCGAGTGGGACTCTCTTCGCGATCGAAGGCAACAAGGTCGTGAGATTTGCGCCTGGTGGCGGCGGCGAAACTTCTATTGCGACGCTTACTCTCCCTTCCACATTCACAACTGGCTTGACGCTAGACGCAGCCGGAAATGTCTATGTCACCACCAGCACAAGCGTCATGAAGATATCCAGCGCCGGGACCTCGACGGTTGTCTCCGGCTTGAACTCCCCCAGCAGCGTTGGTGTCGACGGCAGCGGAAACCTCTACATCGTCGAAGCTGGAAACTCACGCGTCCTGAAAGAAACTCTGACAGGCGGCAGCTTTACACAGAGTGTCCTGATGACAGGACTCATTGGCCCGCAGGGCCTGGTGGTGGATGCCGTCGGAAATGTCTATGCCACAGACATACATCACATTTACAAGGCCGTGCCCACTGGCGGCGGCTACACCCTTCGGCTCTTCGGCTACTTTGACGCTGCCATCCCCGACGACCTCGAGCCCCAATGGCTAGCGGTGGCACAGGACGGCAACACACTTTACGTCGAGGGGCTGACAGTCGGGCAGCCTCCTCTCCTGGCGTTCCCAGCTTCCAGCGTCGATGCGGCAAGATTGCAGTTCGCCGACACCGCTCTGGGTAGCACCACTTCGCAGACACTGACTTACAAGTTCGCAGCAGCGGCCACACTGGGCAGCTATCGGGTCACGACACTTGGAGCGACGGGGCTGGACTTCACCGACGCGGGCGGCGGAACCTGCGCTGCGGCCACAGCCTATGCCGCCGGTGCAAGCTGCACGGTAGCCGTGACATTCACTCCACGGCACGCTGGCACACGTGCCGGTGCCGTCACCCTGGTCGACAATGCCGGTGCCGTCATTGCAGACGTGCCAGTCTCCGGAACAGGTACCGGACCGCAGATCGCCTTTATCCCGGCCACCGGCACGCAGGTTCGCGCAGGTTCCATCTCTTACACAGGCATTGCAGTCGATGGGAACGGCGTTGTGTACCTCTCCGACGCGATAAACCAACGCGTACTGAAGGAAACGCCTGGCACCGGAGGGACGTACACCGAGACTGTCATCGCCAGTGGTCTACAGGGACCGTCAGGCATTGCGGTCGATGGTGCCGGGAATCTATATGTCACCGACCACCCGAACCCCATCACCGCATACCGCGTTGCCGTCGCTCTAAAGTTCACGCCGAATGCCTCCAACGGCTACACGCAGACGACCGTTGCCACGGGACTGAACAGTCCGAAGGGCATCACGGTTGACGGCAGCGGCAATGTGTACATCGGTGACATTCGCGGGGACGGCAACAGCGGTGGCGTGGTCGTTCGGCTGACCCCTCTGCCCGGTGGCCGTTACTCCCAGGCAAAGATCGCGGAGCCCGACTCCTTCGGAGGGATAGCGGTCGATGGTACAGGAACCGTTTATACCGCGGACATCAATGGTCTGACGGCCGTTGTGCCAACCTCTTCGGGGGAATTCAAGACAAGCGTCTTCTCCAGCGGCAACGTGTCTCCCAATGGGTCCATCGCGGTAGACGGTGCTGGTGATGTCTATGTGTCCGGTGCCGGCAGCGGCGCCAATCAACAGATCTCACGGGTCAAGGCCGATGGCAACGGCAACTATGCTCTCTCCGTCGCGGCCGGTTCGGGCGTCATCACCGTCGATGGTGGCGGAAGTGTGTATGGAATCGGCTCTCTCTATACGCCTGCTGGATCGGTAGGCGGTGTCTACAAGGCAGACCAGGAAAATGCGCCTAAGCTCACCTTTCCATCTCTCGCCGTCGGCACCACCTACGGCATTCCCACACAGGTCCAGATCGCAAATATCGGCAACAGCCCCTTGATCTTTTCTGTCCCAGCCAGCGGGACCAATCCGAGCATCTCCGCCAACTTCCTGAACAAGCAACAGGGCTACAGCGATGGCTGCTCGCTGCTCACTCCGACATCCAGCACCGTCACACTGGCCCCGGGCGGAGAGTGCAGAGACTTTGTAGACTTTGCCCCGACTGTCTCCGGCGCCATCACAGGCGCGCTCACAACCACGGACAACAACCGCAACGTCGCAGGTGCTACCCAGGTCATTGCTCTCAACGGAACGGGTTCGGGCGGTACTGGTACGACCGCGCCGCAGGCCGCACTCAGTCCTGCAACCGGCAGCTTCGGCACTGTGGTGGTCGGCTCCTCCAGCGCCATCATCACCTTCACGCTCAGCAATGCCGGCAACGCCGCGCTGCCCATCACCTCGGTTGGCATCAGCGGCACCAATGCAGCATCGTTTGCGCTGGGGACGGTCAGTTGCGGCACCTCTCTGGCGGCGAGTGCCACTTGCACCATTGCTGTGAAATTCACGCCGACTGCAGCTGGTCCCGCCACGGCAACGCTCTCAGTGAACGACTCCGTCGGGACGCAGAGCGCTGCACTGTCTGGCACCGGCACAACAGTCGCCACGCCACAAGCAACCCTCACGCCTGCCACTGCCGCGTTCGGCAGCGTCAACGTCGGCAGCGCCAGCGCCCTACAGGTCTTCACCCTGACGAATGGGGGTACTGCAGCCCTGCCGATCACCTCGATCAGCATCGTCGGTATCAACGCATCGGCATTCACCCTGGGAACGAATACCTGCGGCACCACCCTGGCAACAGGTGCGTCCTGCACCATCCAGGTCTCGTTCCGTCCATCCGCAGCCGGAAGTGCATCGGCTTCACTCTCCGTGGTGGATAGTGTCGGCACACAGAGCTCAACGCTCACCGGCACCGGCACAAGCGTCGCACCTCCCGTTGCTGACTTCAGCCTGTCCGTCCCGAATCCCTCGCAGACGGTACAGCGCGGCGCCACTGCAACGTACACCCTTCAGCTTCTCTCCACGACGGCCGGCGCAAACTTTACGAGCGCCGTCACCCTCACGGCCACGGGGCTACCGAACGGTGCCACCGCGAGCTTTACGCCGGCGAGCCTTGTTCCGGGAACCACGCAAGCCGCAGCCGCCACCATGACCATTAATGTGCCCACCCAGGTAAGTCAGGCCAGGCAGAACCCCAAACAGGCAATCGCTGCAGTTGTGTCGTTTGCGTCGCTCCTCTTACTCCTGCCACTCCAGCGCAGGAAAGTAGCATTCCGCCTGCTGACATTGCTCTTCGCCGCGATGCTGTGCACCGCGGTGATGAGCGGGTGCGGCGACGGGGTGTCCACCGCCACCTCGACATCGAACATCACCGTGACCGGAACGAGTGGCGCAGTGAGCCATTCCACGACTGTCACGCTGAACATCAACTGA
- the iscX gene encoding Fe-S cluster assembly protein IscX gives MPFEFGWEDTEEIGIQLQEKYPEIDPLTVRFTDMHKYITGLTGFTGDPAKSNEGLLEAIQMAWLDEYNDAK, from the coding sequence ATGCCCTTTGAATTCGGATGGGAAGACACCGAGGAGATCGGCATCCAGTTGCAGGAGAAGTATCCGGAGATCGACCCGCTCACGGTCCGCTTCACCGACATGCACAAGTACATCACCGGCCTGACCGGTTTTACAGGCGATCCGGCCAAGTCGAATGAGGGCTTGTTGGAAGCGATCCAGATGGCCTGGCTCGACGAATACAACGACGCCAAGTAA
- a CDS encoding ATP-dependent DNA helicase has product MPTFAMTDKLPTLHEFFAPGGVLAGSSLNYEHRKGQYEMAKAVEKALEDHRHLIVEAGTGTGKTLAYLLPALRIARERGQRVIISTGTKNLQEQLFFKDIPFLESLLGPLKVCYMKGRGNYVCKQKLYALTAAPMLTGLEEIDQFHKISAWERDTETGDRAEISGIPENSPLFSKLDARSEACLGQTCPNFEPCYITAMRRKALESDIVIVNHHLFFADLNIKQQAPGAPDAGILPDAAAVIFDEAHEMESVASDYFGVAISQQRVEELARDTEMLLRAKAVSSSSIESATVNLRERARGFFASLPMEGFQLGRQPFHDRPGFLEERGENYATYLTALDRLRDELDRVKDVDEVNGLKRRVTDLRTSSSFLMEAQDPNTVFWIERRAAGGVKNFSRLQTGTPAAFHTYLQATPIDVSEILQTSLFAGFSSVILTSATLTVQGGFDHIARRLGLVGARELTVPSHFDYTRQALLYLPPYMPDPRDQDFMPQAAERMRRVLELSRGRAFCLFTSYAQMKTMYERMLVELPFPLLLQGQAPRKQLLDEFRETPNAVLFGTSSFWQGVDVQGDQLSCVIIDRLPFAVPSDPVQQARMEAIESSGGKPFHDLSIPQAVITLKQGFGRLIRSATDRGVLMLLDSRIQRQSYGKIFLDSLPPYRLTQDINDVEAFFTRETPVL; this is encoded by the coding sequence ATGCCAACCTTTGCCATGACCGATAAGCTGCCCACGCTGCACGAGTTCTTCGCGCCGGGCGGCGTGCTGGCTGGTTCTTCTCTGAACTACGAGCATCGCAAGGGCCAGTACGAAATGGCCAAGGCAGTCGAGAAGGCTCTCGAAGACCATCGCCACCTGATCGTCGAGGCAGGCACGGGCACCGGCAAGACACTCGCGTACCTGCTGCCGGCGCTGCGTATCGCACGTGAGCGCGGCCAGCGCGTCATCATCTCGACCGGTACGAAGAACCTCCAGGAGCAGCTGTTCTTCAAGGACATCCCCTTCCTCGAGTCGCTGCTGGGTCCGCTGAAGGTCTGCTACATGAAGGGCCGCGGCAACTACGTCTGCAAGCAGAAGCTCTACGCGCTGACCGCCGCGCCCATGCTCACAGGCCTGGAAGAAATAGACCAGTTCCACAAGATCAGCGCATGGGAGCGCGACACCGAAACGGGCGATCGCGCGGAGATCTCCGGCATCCCGGAGAACTCGCCGCTCTTCAGTAAACTCGACGCGCGCAGCGAAGCCTGCCTGGGCCAGACATGCCCCAACTTTGAGCCCTGCTACATCACGGCGATGCGGCGCAAGGCACTTGAGAGCGACATTGTCATCGTCAACCACCACCTGTTCTTCGCGGACCTGAACATCAAGCAACAGGCCCCCGGCGCGCCCGACGCAGGCATTCTGCCTGACGCAGCCGCGGTCATCTTCGACGAAGCGCATGAGATGGAGTCGGTTGCCAGCGACTACTTCGGCGTCGCCATCAGCCAGCAGCGCGTGGAAGAGCTAGCACGCGACACGGAGATGCTGCTGCGCGCGAAGGCCGTTTCGTCTTCCAGTATCGAAAGCGCAACCGTCAATCTACGGGAACGCGCGCGCGGGTTCTTTGCTTCGCTGCCGATGGAAGGCTTTCAACTCGGCCGCCAGCCCTTCCACGACCGTCCGGGCTTTTTAGAAGAGCGTGGTGAGAATTATGCGACCTACCTCACGGCACTGGACCGACTGCGCGACGAGCTGGACCGCGTGAAGGATGTGGACGAGGTCAACGGCTTGAAGCGGCGCGTAACGGACCTTCGGACCTCCTCGAGCTTCCTGATGGAGGCCCAGGATCCGAACACTGTCTTTTGGATCGAGCGCCGCGCAGCCGGTGGAGTCAAGAACTTCAGCCGTCTGCAGACGGGCACTCCTGCGGCCTTTCATACCTATCTACAAGCCACTCCTATCGACGTCTCGGAGATCCTCCAGACCTCTCTCTTCGCAGGCTTCAGCTCTGTCATCCTGACCAGCGCGACGCTTACCGTGCAGGGCGGCTTCGACCACATTGCGAGGCGCCTGGGACTCGTCGGCGCGCGCGAGCTAACGGTGCCGTCACACTTCGATTACACCAGGCAGGCGCTGTTGTATCTGCCGCCATATATGCCTGATCCCCGCGACCAGGACTTTATGCCGCAGGCTGCTGAGCGCATGCGCCGCGTCCTGGAGCTGTCGCGTGGCCGCGCTTTCTGCCTCTTCACGAGCTACGCGCAGATGAAGACCATGTACGAACGCATGCTGGTCGAGTTGCCGTTCCCTCTGCTGCTGCAAGGGCAGGCGCCACGCAAGCAGTTGCTGGACGAATTCCGCGAAACGCCGAACGCCGTTCTATTCGGCACTTCGTCCTTCTGGCAGGGTGTCGATGTGCAGGGCGACCAACTAAGCTGCGTCATCATCGACCGGCTGCCCTTCGCTGTGCCGAGCGATCCAGTCCAACAGGCGCGCATGGAAGCCATCGAATCCAGCGGCGGCAAGCCCTTCCATGACCTGTCGATCCCGCAGGCCGTCATCACGTTGAAGCAGGGCTTCGGCCGACTGATCCGCTCCGCCACTGACCGCGGAGTCCTCATGCTTCTCGACAGTCGCATCCAGCGCCAGAGCTACGGCAAGATCTTCCTCGACAGCCTGCCGCCCTACCGCCTGACACAGGACATCAACGACGTAGAAGCCTTCTTCACACGAGAGACGCCAGTCTTGTAG
- a CDS encoding 2Fe-2S iron-sulfur cluster-binding protein produces the protein MSEHTLELPEVDLSKPPAENIVRVTFQPENKTVEFPFGSLPYDGHGQPMSLLDVAENYGIFMDHACGGVCACTTCHVYVKQGEKGLNDPEDDELDRIDLAAGPQTNSRLGCQAVITEPGTYLVEIPAWNRNYVQEGKPAAVLASGKE, from the coding sequence ATGTCTGAGCACACCCTCGAACTACCCGAAGTCGACCTTTCGAAGCCGCCCGCGGAGAATATCGTCCGCGTGACCTTTCAACCGGAGAACAAGACGGTCGAGTTCCCCTTCGGATCGCTGCCGTACGACGGCCACGGCCAGCCCATGAGTCTGCTTGACGTTGCCGAAAACTACGGCATCTTCATGGATCACGCCTGCGGCGGCGTCTGCGCCTGCACCACTTGCCACGTCTACGTGAAGCAGGGCGAGAAGGGCCTGAACGATCCGGAAGATGACGAGCTCGATCGAATCGACCTTGCCGCCGGGCCGCAGACGAACTCGCGACTGGGCTGCCAGGCTGTCATCACCGAGCCCGGCACGTATCTCGTCGAGATCCCCGCCTGGAACCGCAACTACGTACAGGAAGGCAAGCCTGCTGCAGTGCTCGCCTCTGGTAAGGAGTAA